A DNA window from Bradyrhizobium sp. CCBAU 53421 contains the following coding sequences:
- a CDS encoding aspartyl/asparaginyl beta-hydroxylase domain-containing protein, translating into MLRQLFAPQLVILYVLVASTLYVHFRGKQRLRFARQLGDHSTYLAPYNVLMYAGSAVPNTPVIPVEQFPELKKLSDNWETIRDEATRLFDEGFIRAAAKNNDWGFYSFFKSGWKRFYLKWYDDFLPSARTLCPKTVELLNSIPNVHGAMFAMLPPGGKLGAHRDPFAGSLRYHLGLVTPNSNECRILVDGVECVWRDGEAFMFDETFIHSAENKTDVNRIILFCDVERPMKYGFMTRMNRWVSHNIVKASATQNVDGEHVGALNKVFGKLYEIHLASRKVKEWNRNVYYTLKYSVTALILGLIVVSALR; encoded by the coding sequence ATGTTGAGACAGCTCTTCGCGCCGCAGCTCGTTATTCTCTACGTGCTGGTGGCCTCTACGCTCTACGTACACTTCCGCGGCAAGCAGCGGTTGCGCTTCGCCCGCCAGCTCGGCGATCACTCGACCTACCTCGCGCCCTACAACGTGCTGATGTATGCGGGCTCCGCGGTGCCCAACACGCCGGTGATCCCGGTCGAGCAGTTTCCCGAGCTCAAGAAGCTCTCCGATAATTGGGAGACGATCCGCGACGAGGCCACGCGCCTGTTCGACGAGGGCTTCATCCGCGCCGCGGCCAAGAACAACGACTGGGGCTTCTATTCGTTCTTCAAGAGCGGCTGGAAGCGGTTCTATCTGAAATGGTACGACGACTTCCTGCCGTCGGCGCGCACGCTGTGCCCGAAGACGGTGGAGCTGTTGAATTCGATCCCGAACGTGCACGGCGCGATGTTCGCGATGCTGCCGCCCGGCGGCAAGCTGGGCGCGCATCGCGATCCTTTCGCCGGCTCGCTGCGCTATCACCTGGGCCTCGTCACGCCGAACTCGAATGAGTGCCGCATCCTGGTCGACGGCGTCGAATGCGTCTGGCGCGACGGCGAGGCCTTCATGTTCGACGAGACCTTCATCCACAGCGCCGAGAACAAGACCGACGTCAACCGCATCATCCTGTTCTGCGACGTCGAGCGCCCGATGAAGTACGGCTTCATGACCAGGATGAATCGCTGGGTCAGCCACAACATCGTCAAGGCATCGGCCACCCAGAACGTCGACGGCGAGCATGTCGGCGCGCTGAACAAGGTGTTCGGCAAGCTCTACGAGATCCATCTCGCCAGCCGCAAGGTCAAGGAGTGGAATCGGAACGTGTACTACACGCTGAAGTATTCCGTGACCGCGCTGATCCTCGGCCTGATCGTGGTGTCGGCGCTGCGCTGA
- a CDS encoding MFS transporter — protein MKSIQRVALALLVVAGVVNYIDRATLAVANPLIREELGLSIADMGYLLSAFLWAYAFSQLPTGAMVDRLGPRLLLAMGLSLWSFAQLIGGLVQNFGQFFGARVLLGVGEAPQFPTGARVVRDWFNQRDRGLATGVFNCASSLGTAIAVPLLTYLMLTFGWRAMFVIMGIAGLVVAACWYALYRNPEQVALTAHENAYRTQGDPPGQRTKVTFRDWSLLFRFRTTWGMIFGYFGCIYLTWIYTAWLPGYLEIERHMSVKYTGWAAAVPFACGVVGGVIGGYIADMLVRRGVEPLKSRRYPAAISLLGTAACTVAAAYVESNALAIAFISISLFLVYVTSTCAWALSSVAVPTNCTASIGSVQNFGGYLGGALAPTVTGLIVQKTGSFVPALVGGALIGVVSAGCYLFIVDQPITAADMDAASDAIGSLGVGANREP, from the coding sequence ATGAAATCGATTCAGCGCGTCGCGCTGGCTCTGCTGGTCGTTGCAGGGGTCGTCAACTACATCGATCGCGCGACCCTCGCAGTTGCGAATCCGCTGATCCGCGAGGAACTCGGGTTGTCGATTGCGGATATGGGCTACCTGCTGTCGGCTTTCCTCTGGGCTTACGCGTTCTCGCAGCTCCCCACCGGTGCGATGGTCGACCGGCTGGGTCCGCGCCTGCTTCTCGCTATGGGCCTCAGCCTGTGGTCGTTCGCGCAGCTCATCGGCGGGCTGGTGCAGAATTTCGGCCAGTTCTTCGGGGCCCGCGTCCTGCTCGGAGTTGGCGAGGCCCCGCAATTTCCGACCGGCGCGCGCGTGGTCCGCGACTGGTTCAATCAGCGCGACCGGGGGCTTGCGACCGGCGTGTTCAATTGCGCGTCATCGCTCGGCACGGCGATTGCCGTGCCGCTGCTGACCTACCTGATGCTGACGTTCGGCTGGCGCGCAATGTTCGTGATCATGGGCATCGCCGGCCTCGTCGTCGCCGCCTGCTGGTATGCGCTCTATCGCAACCCCGAGCAGGTCGCGCTCACGGCGCACGAGAACGCCTACCGGACGCAAGGCGATCCGCCCGGTCAGCGCACCAAGGTCACGTTCCGCGACTGGTCGCTGTTGTTCCGCTTCCGCACCACCTGGGGCATGATCTTCGGCTATTTCGGCTGCATCTACCTGACCTGGATCTACACCGCCTGGCTGCCGGGTTATCTCGAGATCGAACGCCATATGAGCGTGAAATACACCGGATGGGCTGCCGCGGTGCCGTTCGCCTGCGGTGTCGTCGGCGGCGTCATCGGCGGATACATCGCCGACATGCTGGTGCGCCGCGGCGTCGAGCCGCTCAAGAGCCGGCGCTACCCGGCCGCAATCTCGCTGCTTGGAACGGCCGCCTGCACGGTGGCTGCCGCCTATGTCGAGAGCAACGCACTGGCGATCGCCTTCATCTCGATCTCGCTATTCCTGGTCTATGTGACCAGCACCTGCGCCTGGGCCTTGAGCTCGGTGGCGGTCCCGACCAATTGCACCGCCTCGATCGGCTCGGTGCAGAATTTCGGCGGGTATCTCGGCGGCGCGCTGGCGCCGACCGTGACCGGCCTGATCGTGCAGAAGACCGGCTCGTTCGTGCCGGCGCTCGTCGGCGGGGCCTTGATTGGCGTGGTCTCGGCGGGATGCTATCTGTTCATCGTCGACCAGCCGATCACGGCCGCCGACATGGATGCCGCTTCGGACGCCATCGGTTCACTTGGCGTTGGCGCCAATCGGGAGCCGTAG
- a CDS encoding NAD-dependent malic enzyme, which yields MSETTGAFATTALSGYELLADPQLNKGTAFSEAEREAFDLHGLLPPNILTLDEQVSRRLEALRGYETDIERYAFLRELQDTNETLFYALLVGNLEELLPIVYTPTVGEGCQKFSRLFRKPRGLFLSIPHQHRIDRIFAHPRFDHVEAIVVTDGERILGLGDQGAGGMGIPIGKLALYTGCGGLHPATTLPIMLDVGTDNPDCLADPLYIGWRNERVRGQQYDDFIEAFVSAVVKRWPRVLLQWEDFAKNNATRMLERYRDRLLTFNDDIQGTAAVATGALLSAINVTGVPLTEQRVAVFGAGSAGCGIASLIRAAMIDAGLSESEAAKRFFMVDRDGLLLEGMSGLAPFQLPFVQSKQAIAGWQLSHPDKIALLDVVRNARPTVLIGVSGQAGAFSEPIVRAMAECNQRPVIFPLSNPTSREEATPSDIEAWTEGRALIGVGSPFPPITRDGARFKVDQTNNSYIFPGVGVGALAVGASRVSDGMFMAAAKALASVSPARNNPKHNLLPPVSALRDVSLTVALAVALQAHKEGLAKDIPIDQVEARIQAKVWTPRYVRYRRSDRA from the coding sequence ATGTCGGAGACTACTGGAGCTTTTGCGACGACTGCACTGAGCGGTTACGAGCTGTTGGCCGATCCGCAGTTGAACAAGGGCACCGCGTTCTCCGAGGCCGAGCGCGAGGCGTTCGACCTGCATGGCCTGCTGCCGCCAAATATCCTGACGCTGGACGAGCAGGTCTCGCGCCGTCTCGAGGCGCTGCGCGGCTACGAGACCGACATCGAGCGCTATGCCTTCCTGCGCGAACTGCAGGACACCAACGAGACGCTGTTCTACGCGCTCCTGGTCGGCAACCTGGAAGAGCTGTTGCCGATCGTCTACACGCCGACGGTCGGCGAGGGTTGCCAGAAATTCAGCCGGTTGTTTCGCAAGCCGCGCGGGCTGTTCCTCAGCATTCCGCACCAGCACCGGATCGACCGCATCTTCGCCCATCCGCGCTTCGATCACGTCGAGGCGATCGTCGTCACCGACGGCGAGCGCATCCTCGGCCTCGGCGACCAGGGCGCTGGCGGCATGGGCATCCCGATCGGCAAGCTCGCGCTCTACACCGGCTGCGGCGGCCTGCACCCGGCGACCACGCTGCCGATCATGCTCGATGTCGGCACCGACAATCCGGACTGCCTGGCCGATCCGCTCTATATCGGCTGGCGCAACGAGCGCGTCCGCGGTCAGCAATATGACGACTTCATCGAGGCGTTCGTCTCCGCGGTGGTGAAGCGCTGGCCGCGCGTCCTGCTGCAATGGGAGGACTTCGCCAAGAACAACGCGACGCGGATGCTCGAGCGCTATCGCGACCGGCTCCTGACCTTCAACGACGACATTCAGGGTACCGCGGCGGTCGCGACCGGCGCCTTGCTCTCGGCCATTAACGTCACCGGCGTGCCGCTGACCGAGCAGCGTGTCGCGGTGTTCGGCGCTGGCTCGGCCGGCTGCGGCATCGCCAGCCTGATCCGCGCGGCGATGATCGATGCCGGCCTGTCCGAAAGCGAGGCCGCGAAACGCTTCTTCATGGTCGACCGCGACGGGCTGCTGCTCGAAGGCATGAGCGGGCTCGCCCCGTTCCAGCTGCCGTTCGTGCAGAGCAAGCAGGCGATCGCGGGCTGGCAGCTCAGCCATCCCGACAAGATCGCGCTGCTCGACGTCGTGCGCAACGCCAGGCCGACCGTTCTGATCGGCGTTTCCGGCCAGGCCGGCGCGTTCTCCGAGCCGATCGTCCGCGCGATGGCCGAGTGCAACCAGCGGCCGGTGATCTTCCCGCTGTCGAATCCGACCTCGCGCGAGGAGGCGACGCCCTCCGACATCGAAGCCTGGACCGAGGGGCGGGCGCTGATCGGCGTCGGCAGCCCGTTCCCGCCGATCACGCGCGACGGCGCGCGTTTCAAGGTCGATCAGACCAACAACTCCTACATCTTCCCGGGTGTCGGCGTCGGCGCGCTCGCGGTCGGCGCGAGCCGGGTCAGCGACGGGATGTTCATGGCCGCCGCCAAGGCGCTGGCGAGCGTCTCGCCAGCCCGCAACAACCCAAAGCACAATCTGCTGCCGCCGGTCAGCGCGCTGCGTGATGTGTCGCTGACGGTTGCATTGGCGGTCGCGCTGCAGGCGCACAAGGAAGGGCTCGCCAAGGATATTCCGATCGATCAGGTCGAGGCACGCATCCAGGCCAAGGTCTGGACGCCCCGCTACGTGCGGTATCGGCGCAGCGATCGGGCCTAG
- the ggt gene encoding gamma-glutamyltransferase, whose amino-acid sequence MANLGLSRRELLVGSMLTAVAAATPRPLRALDTTGALARSKTGMVTSPHELATQAGLEVLRKGGNAIEAVIAIGATLCVTYPHFSGLGGDSFMVISDRKGNVRTLSGVGQAALNLPNYSGSVPVRGPGSALTAATTVDVWDQAFDFSRKSWAGKHSWASLFARPIEYASKGFPVTPSQRFWQDMEANNLKDWPDIRRIFMPGGRMPEIGEPLLQPELAKSLEMLAANGGRDFYEGKLAARVAAGLKQIGSPLTADDLARCRARDETPLRVGYRGGELLGLRPPTQGLTTLEIMGILDRFELAKYPEGSADYYHLLVEAVKQAFIDRNRYIGDPEFVDVPVNQLLSASYLDARAKAISLEKAMPWPHVFKKGDTVYLAATDRDGNCVSMLQTVYYDWGSGMVAGNTGIIWHNRGASFNLDPASPNCLKPGKRPFHTLNPGMYLKGGRPHLLYGTQGADGQPQTLAAVLTRLIDYNMDPLTALSRPRFLLGKTFSDSRDSLKLEKDAGEEVFRALAERGHEMGLIPAQSPLAGHPGAIRIDADGSITGAHDPRSDGRALGLS is encoded by the coding sequence ATGGCCAATCTTGGCTTGTCGCGCAGGGAGTTGCTGGTCGGGTCCATGCTCACGGCGGTTGCCGCGGCGACGCCGAGACCGCTCCGGGCTCTCGACACTACGGGCGCGCTGGCGCGATCGAAGACGGGCATGGTGACGAGCCCGCACGAGCTTGCAACGCAGGCAGGGCTCGAGGTGCTGCGCAAAGGCGGCAATGCGATCGAGGCCGTCATCGCCATCGGCGCCACGCTGTGCGTGACCTATCCGCATTTCAGCGGCCTCGGCGGCGACAGCTTCATGGTGATCAGTGACCGCAAGGGCAATGTGCGGACGCTGTCCGGCGTAGGTCAGGCCGCGCTGAACCTGCCGAACTACAGCGGCTCGGTGCCGGTCCGTGGGCCAGGGTCGGCGCTGACCGCGGCGACGACCGTCGACGTCTGGGACCAGGCGTTCGATTTCAGCCGCAAGTCCTGGGCAGGAAAGCACAGCTGGGCGTCGCTGTTCGCGCGCCCGATCGAATACGCCAGCAAGGGATTCCCGGTCACGCCGTCGCAACGCTTCTGGCAGGACATGGAAGCGAACAACCTGAAGGATTGGCCCGACATCCGGCGCATCTTCATGCCTGGCGGGCGGATGCCTGAAATCGGCGAGCCGCTGCTCCAGCCTGAGCTTGCGAAATCGCTGGAGATGCTGGCGGCAAACGGCGGGCGCGATTTCTATGAAGGAAAGCTCGCCGCACGCGTCGCGGCCGGACTGAAGCAGATCGGCTCGCCGCTGACCGCCGATGACCTCGCGCGTTGCCGCGCCCGCGACGAGACGCCGTTGCGGGTCGGCTATCGCGGCGGAGAACTGCTCGGGCTGCGCCCGCCGACGCAAGGTCTCACGACGCTCGAAATCATGGGCATCCTCGACCGCTTCGAGCTTGCGAAATATCCGGAAGGGAGCGCGGACTACTATCACCTGCTGGTCGAAGCGGTGAAGCAGGCCTTCATCGACCGCAACCGCTATATCGGCGATCCGGAATTCGTCGACGTTCCGGTCAATCAGCTGCTATCGGCGAGCTACCTCGACGCCCGCGCCAAGGCGATCAGCCTGGAGAAGGCGATGCCGTGGCCACATGTGTTCAAGAAGGGCGACACGGTCTATCTCGCGGCGACCGATCGGGACGGCAATTGCGTCAGCATGCTGCAGACCGTCTATTACGATTGGGGAAGCGGCATGGTGGCCGGCAACACCGGCATCATCTGGCACAATCGCGGCGCTTCGTTCAATCTCGACCCGGCCAGCCCCAACTGCCTCAAGCCGGGCAAGCGGCCGTTCCACACGCTCAATCCCGGAATGTACCTCAAGGGCGGACGGCCGCATCTGCTGTACGGCACCCAAGGGGCCGATGGCCAGCCGCAGACGCTCGCGGCGGTGCTGACCAGGTTGATCGACTACAACATGGATCCGCTCACCGCGCTGTCGCGGCCGCGCTTCCTGCTCGGCAAGACGTTCTCCGATTCACGCGACAGCCTGAAGCTGGAGAAGGACGCCGGTGAAGAGGTCTTCAGGGCACTCGCCGAGCGAGGCCACGAGATGGGTCTGATTCCGGCCCAGAGCCCGCTCGCGGGGCATCCGGGCGCGATCCGGATCGACGCCGACGGAAGCATCACCGGGGCGCATGATCCGCGCAGCGACGGGCGCGCCCTCGGGCTGTCATGA
- a CDS encoding MFS transporter, translating to MVTLGPTLDANQLSPSEHQLQLRRAVIASTVGTAIEWYDFFLYSTVTGLVFAKLFFPHSDPWVGTLEAFAIYAVGFIARPIGAAIFGHYGDRIGRKSTLIATLLLMGLATAAVALVPTYSSIGIWGAVILTVLRFIQGVGVGGEWGGSVLMSMEWARNDRSRGLIASWPQFGVPCGLFLANLAVLAFSQMSGDQFLAWGWRVPFALSIVLVGVGLYIRLGILETPVFSRLLAERQLDRTPMLTVIRDHPKEILLSAFARMSEQAPFYIFTAFVFSYGVGTLHVSRDFLLTAVLAASVLSFVSIPLCGHISDQIGRKNMYMIGAAVTGVFGFIYFAMLNTGSETIIFLAIFLSLIPHDMQYGPQAALIAESFTGRLRYSGASLGYQLASVIAGGPAPLIAAWLFGTYHSWIAIAIYIALCAVITLVATALMTDFTGKDINAAGAHERRA from the coding sequence ATGGTAACGCTCGGCCCGACACTCGACGCCAACCAACTCTCGCCATCCGAACATCAGCTCCAGCTGCGCCGCGCGGTCATCGCCTCCACGGTCGGGACCGCGATCGAATGGTATGACTTCTTCCTCTACAGCACCGTCACTGGCCTGGTGTTCGCAAAGCTGTTCTTTCCGCATTCCGATCCCTGGGTCGGCACGCTGGAAGCCTTCGCGATCTATGCGGTCGGCTTCATCGCGCGGCCGATCGGCGCTGCGATCTTCGGCCACTATGGCGACCGCATCGGCCGCAAGTCGACGCTGATCGCGACGCTGCTGTTGATGGGCCTCGCGACCGCGGCGGTGGCATTGGTGCCGACCTATTCCAGCATCGGGATCTGGGGCGCGGTGATCCTCACCGTGCTGCGCTTCATCCAGGGCGTCGGCGTCGGTGGCGAATGGGGCGGCTCGGTGCTGATGTCGATGGAATGGGCGCGCAATGATCGCTCGCGCGGCCTGATCGCGTCATGGCCGCAATTCGGCGTGCCCTGCGGGCTGTTCCTCGCCAATCTCGCCGTGCTGGCGTTCAGCCAGATGTCGGGCGACCAGTTCCTGGCCTGGGGCTGGCGCGTTCCGTTTGCCCTCAGCATCGTCCTGGTCGGCGTCGGCCTCTACATCCGGCTCGGCATCCTGGAAACGCCCGTGTTCAGCAGGCTGCTGGCCGAGCGTCAGCTCGACCGCACGCCGATGCTGACGGTGATCCGCGATCATCCGAAGGAGATCCTGTTGTCCGCCTTCGCGCGGATGTCCGAGCAGGCGCCGTTCTACATCTTCACCGCCTTCGTGTTCTCCTACGGCGTCGGAACGCTGCACGTGTCGCGCGACTTCCTGCTGACCGCGGTGCTCGCGGCCTCGGTGCTGTCGTTCGTCTCGATCCCGCTGTGCGGGCACATCTCCGATCAGATCGGCCGCAAGAACATGTACATGATCGGCGCTGCCGTGACCGGCGTGTTCGGCTTCATCTACTTCGCGATGCTTAACACCGGATCGGAAACGATCATCTTCCTCGCGATCTTCCTGTCGCTGATTCCGCACGACATGCAGTACGGCCCGCAGGCGGCCCTGATCGCAGAGAGCTTTACCGGTCGCCTGCGCTACAGCGGCGCCTCGCTCGGCTACCAGCTCGCGTCCGTGATCGCCGGCGGTCCGGCGCCGCTGATCGCGGCGTGGCTGTTCGGCACCTATCATTCGTGGATCGCGATCGCGATCTACATCGCGCTCTGCGCCGTCATCACGCTGGTTGCGACCGCGCTGATGACCGACTTCACCGGCAAGGACATCAATGCGGCCGGCGCGCATGAACGTCGGGCTTGA
- a CDS encoding SPW repeat protein has translation MMKWRKESALDLYNLAAAIFLLAAPWLFVQANPTAAIDLRISGAAIAVMSLAAIVAFSIWEEWINLFVGCWLIASPWLLGFTHTRAMHFAIAAGAVVAFMALLELWLEYEKTHLGPAAPQAVERH, from the coding sequence ATGATGAAATGGCGAAAGGAATCGGCGCTCGATCTCTATAACCTCGCCGCAGCGATCTTCCTGCTCGCTGCGCCGTGGCTGTTCGTGCAGGCCAATCCGACCGCGGCGATCGATCTCAGGATCAGCGGCGCGGCAATCGCGGTCATGTCGCTGGCGGCGATCGTCGCGTTCTCGATCTGGGAGGAATGGATCAATCTGTTCGTCGGATGCTGGCTGATTGCCTCGCCCTGGCTGCTTGGCTTCACGCATACCCGCGCGATGCATTTTGCCATCGCGGCGGGTGCGGTGGTCGCGTTCATGGCGCTGCTCGAGCTGTGGCTCGAATACGAGAAGACGCATCTCGGTCCGGCGGCGCCGCAGGCCGTCGAACGGCACTAG
- a CDS encoding fumarylacetoacetate hydrolase family protein, translated as MNAASTVIPLPPQPSLPVVGESGSYPVRRIWCVGRNYLEHIREMGNDERAPPFFFGKHADMLVPDGATIPYPPLTKDLHHEVELVVAMKSGGLNIPADKALEHVYGYAVGIDLTRRDLQIASRKKERPWEIGKSFDYSAPCSAIQPASKIGHPASGKIWLTVNGKEAQKGDLTELIWNVPEIIWQLSQQVKLAAGDIIMTGTPAGVSQLQVGDKLECGVDGVGTLKVSIGKPE; from the coding sequence ATGAACGCTGCCTCCACCGTCATTCCGCTTCCCCCGCAGCCCTCGCTCCCCGTCGTCGGCGAATCCGGCAGCTATCCGGTCCGCCGCATCTGGTGCGTCGGCCGCAACTATCTCGAGCATATCAGGGAGATGGGCAATGACGAGCGGGCGCCGCCATTCTTCTTCGGCAAGCATGCCGACATGCTGGTGCCTGATGGTGCGACGATCCCCTACCCGCCACTGACCAAGGACCTGCATCATGAGGTCGAGCTGGTGGTGGCGATGAAGAGCGGCGGGCTCAACATTCCCGCCGACAAGGCGCTCGAGCATGTCTACGGCTATGCCGTCGGCATCGACCTGACCCGCCGCGACCTGCAGATCGCCTCGCGCAAGAAGGAGCGGCCCTGGGAGATCGGCAAGTCGTTCGACTATTCCGCGCCCTGCTCCGCGATCCAGCCGGCCTCGAAGATCGGCCACCCCGCGAGCGGCAAGATCTGGCTCACCGTCAACGGCAAGGAAGCGCAGAAGGGCGACCTCACCGAATTGATCTGGAACGTGCCTGAGATCATCTGGCAGCTCTCGCAGCAGGTGAAGCTCGCCGCCGGCGACATCATCATGACCGGCACGCCCGCCGGCGTCTCGCAGCTGCAAGTGGGCGACAAGCTCGAATGCGGCGTCGACGGCGTCGGCACGCTGAAGGTTTCGATCGGCAAGCCGGAGTAG
- a CDS encoding dipeptidase: MRRWLSIGLALVVAVVFAAAVRFFVVAPERIDRGQNKVQHVAVGITPAAQALQATLDVADMHADSLLWKRNLIARSDRGHIDLPRLIEGHYALQVFSSVTKSPKGQNYDANAGDTDTITNLAIIDLQPMRTWFSLLQRSLWHAEKLHSFADKSAGRLRVITTPADIDRLLADRKSGMTVVGGMLSIEGLQDLEGNIDNLDVLYAAGFRMAGLAHFFDNDVAGSMHGVAKGGLTPLGRQVVQRMEAKGMIVDLAHASHAAVADVLAMATRPVVSSHGGVQATCKVNRNLTDDEVRGVARTGGVVGIGFWQGAVCSLDPNNVARAIAHVRDLVGIDHVGLGSDFDGSTTTGFDAGGIAAVTQALLSSGFSEDEIRKVMGGNVLRVLRAGIVAKDAKG, encoded by the coding sequence ATGCGGAGGTGGCTTTCGATCGGCCTTGCCTTGGTTGTCGCGGTCGTGTTCGCCGCCGCCGTTCGGTTCTTTGTGGTGGCCCCGGAACGGATCGACCGTGGGCAGAACAAGGTCCAGCACGTTGCCGTGGGCATCACGCCGGCCGCGCAGGCCTTGCAGGCGACGCTCGACGTCGCCGACATGCATGCGGACAGCCTGTTGTGGAAGCGCAACCTGATCGCGCGATCGGATCGCGGTCATATCGATCTGCCGCGTCTGATCGAGGGCCACTACGCGCTGCAGGTGTTCTCGTCGGTCACCAAATCGCCCAAGGGCCAGAACTACGATGCCAACGCCGGCGACACCGACACGATCACGAACCTCGCCATCATCGATCTGCAGCCGATGCGGACGTGGTTCTCGTTGCTGCAGCGCTCGCTATGGCATGCCGAGAAACTGCACAGCTTCGCCGACAAGTCCGCCGGACGGCTTCGCGTGATCACGACACCGGCCGACATCGACCGCCTGCTCGCGGACCGCAAGAGCGGCATGACGGTGGTTGGCGGAATGCTCTCGATCGAGGGCCTGCAGGATCTCGAGGGCAACATCGATAATCTCGACGTGCTCTACGCCGCCGGATTCAGGATGGCGGGCCTTGCGCACTTCTTCGACAATGATGTCGCGGGCTCGATGCACGGCGTGGCCAAGGGCGGATTGACGCCGCTCGGCCGGCAGGTGGTGCAGCGGATGGAGGCGAAGGGCATGATCGTCGATCTCGCCCATGCGAGCCATGCTGCGGTCGCCGACGTGCTGGCGATGGCGACGCGCCCGGTGGTCTCGAGCCATGGCGGGGTTCAGGCGACCTGCAAGGTCAACCGCAATCTCACCGACGACGAGGTCAGGGGTGTCGCGCGGACCGGCGGCGTGGTCGGCATCGGCTTCTGGCAAGGTGCGGTCTGTTCGCTCGACCCGAACAATGTCGCACGCGCGATTGCCCATGTCCGCGACCTGGTCGGGATCGACCATGTCGGCCTCGGCTCGGATTTCGACGGCTCGACCACCACGGGATTCGATGCGGGCGGGATTGCCGCCGTGACCCAGGCGCTGCTGTCGAGCGGGTTCTCCGAGGACGAAATCCGCAAGGTCATGGGCGGCAACGTCCTGCGCGTGCTGCGCGCAGGCATTGTCGCAAAGGACGCGAAGGGATGA